DNA from Candidatus Hydrogenedentota bacterium:
GGCAGTACCAGATGGAAAAGTGAGGGGATACGATACAGGCGCGACGTTGCGGCGTTATCCGTTTGTCACGTCAATTCGGGAATCAAATCCAGAAAGTCTTCCCAGGTTTCCAGGATGTAGTCGGCGTTCGTTTCCCTCCGCGTGTGCCCGTTGGTCCCCCGGAAGAGCGCCGCTTTTCCGCCCACCCCCTGAATGCCGGCGATGTCCGTATGTTCCAGATCGCCGATGTGCAGGATCTCGTCCGGCGCCACGCCGAGCCGCGCGGCGGCCGTCTCGAACATGCGCGCCTGCGGCTTGGCCACACCCACTTCGTCCGAAAAGGTCATCGCATCGAAACAGCCGGTAAATCCGTGGCGATCGAGCAATGCGCGCAACGCCGTCCCCGGGCTTACCCCCGAATCGGAAATCAGGCCCACAGGCCAGCGAAACGACGCGGCCTTGACCGCATCCAGCGCCCCTTCGATCGGTTCGGGAGGATGCCGAAGGATGGCCGTCGCGAATGCGACCGACAGCCGATCCGACACCGCCGGGGCAAGCGTGATGCCGAGTTCTTCGGCGGTCATCCGAACGGCGTCGTCCGGACCCAGCGTGCGTTGATCCTCGCGGTGGCAGCGGTTGAATTCGGCCCAAACATGGCGCAGCGCCTCTTCGACTTTCTCTTCCGCAACACCGGACGCTTCCGCAAAGGCCTGAATGCGAATCTTCTGCCGCGGCTCCGAGTTTGCGTCGCGGAACAGCGTGCACCAGAAGTCGAATGTTACCGCTTTGACAACCATAGCGCCCCTTCACTTGATACGTCCACGGCGCTATGGTATCAGGTTTTCCTTCCGGATGCATACTCCAACTTGAGAATCAAGGATCAAGGAGAAAAGGGCACGATGTTGGCGTTGGGGTGTTACACAAGGTGCCGGAACACCATGTAGCCTTCCGCGGCCTCGACAGAGACTTCGCGGCCCCGCACACGGGCGATGTACTCGACGTTCTGGACGCTGGAATGGTGAATCGCGTCGCGCATTTGCGACTCGTACATGCCGAGAGCCCGCAATTTGATGTCGAGGAAAGCGGAGATGTCCACGTAAAAGTTTGGGTGAAACTTCTCGCGCTCGAGACTCCAGAACAGCGAGGTGTTGTCGTAGCCGAGCACGATGCGCTGGAACGGCTTGATGGACGGGACGTGCGGGCGCGCGGCGGTGAACGCGGCGCGAAAAACGGCCTCGTGATCCTGGTTATACGAAGAAACTGGAATGGCGAGCATGGTCGGCTGAAGGCGGTCGAGGGCCAGTTTGCCGTCGCGTTCGATCCTCGCAATCAGGTCGCGCCGGGGAAGGGCATCGAGCCGCAAATGCGTTTCGGCGTCGCGGTACAGGATATCCCAATCGTCCACTTGCAGGAATGCCATGACGCAGCTGAATTCCTCCTCGCGCCTGCCGGCCGTGACAATTCCGTCCTTGCCGTCATAGTGCTTGAGATCGCCCACCGAACAGCAAACGACATAGGCGCTGCCCCCAAGCGACTTGATCCGCGCGATGGTTCCCGCGCATCCGAAACATTCGTCGTCGGCGTGGGGCGCGATGACGAGCAATCGCTGCGCCGCCAGGTAGGAATCTTCAGGGGTCAAGTCGCTTCTCCTTTATGAGCGCTTCATACAAAGCCTCAATCTTTTCCTGCATGCGTTCGAGTCCGTAATCGGGCACAATCTTCGCCCGCGCGGCTTTGCCCATGGCCCTGCGACGCGGTTCATCCGAGGCCAGCGCACAAAGGGCTTCGGCCACCGCCACCGCATCCCGCGGCGGAACCAGCAGGCCCGTTTGACCTTCCTCGACGATATCCGGCACGCCGCCGACTCGCGACGCCACGGACACAACGCCCGCCGCGCCGGCTTCCAGCAACACACGGCCCATGCCCTCGTTCAGCGACGTCAGAACGAACACATCGAGCGCCGCCATGAGAGCGGGCACGTCGTCGCGCGGTCCCAAGAGGCGGAACCGATCGCCCAAGGGCGCCGACATCGCGCGCAATTCCTGTTCAAGCGAACCTTGCCCAGCTACAAGGAACCGCGCCTTCGGCAACCGTTCGGCGGCGATTCGCGCCGCCTCCACAAAATACGCAAAGCCTTTGATCGGTTCAAGGCGGCCCACCCCGCCCACAAGAAAGGCGTCCGCCGGACAACCGAGCGCCCGACGCGTTTCGTCCCGGCGCGCGCGAGCCGCATCGAACGGCGCGAGATCGATCCCGCTGAAAATGACCTCGAATTGTTCGCGGCGCCCGATGCCCCGTTTCAGATGCGCCTCGATTCCGCCGGGGGTCAGCTCGATGAGGCGGTCCGTATGCCGCGCGGCATGGCGTTCCATCCCGATGAACAAACGCGTCGTCCAACGGTTGAAATACCCGTCGAAGATGTTCCCGTGCGGGGTATGAACGACAATGGGCACGCCGGCCTGCCGTGCGGCGAGGCGTCCAAGAAATCCGGCCTTCGACGTGTGCGTGTGTACGATGTCGTATCGCCGCGTTCTGAACAGCTGCTGCAATTCGCGCAACGCCAACAGGTCCGAAAACGGCGCCACGCGCCGGACGAGATGCGGCACGCGAACGATCTCGATGCCCGCCGCCCGGACGGCGTCTTCGATGCTGCCCTCGTCGCCGAAGGTTGGACCGCTGACAAGATCCGCCTCATAGCGTTCACGGTTGGCGAGGCGGACGCTGTGAAACGTGTTTTCCTGCGCGCCGCCCCTGCACAAACGGGTAATCACGTGGGCGATACGGAATCGTTTCATGGCGTTGTCCCCGCGATTTCGAGTAAACGCCGGGCAAAGACCATCCAATTCAGTTCGGTTTCGGCGCGACGGCGTCCATTTTCGCCGAGTTCACGGGCATGGTCCGGATGGTCCAGAAGCGACAAAATGGCGCCGGCAAGGGCATCGGGATCGTTCGGTTCGACCAGCAGGCCCGTTTCGCCGTCCCGCACCGCGTCCACGACGCCGCCGGATCGCCCCGCCACGACCGGTTTTCCATGGGCGCCGGCCTCGATGAATACCAGTCCAAACCCCTCGACTTGTCCATGATGGGATGAGGGCGCCTCGCTGGTCGGCAGCGCGAACACATCGCAAACCTGATAAAGCCCGGAAATCTCCTCGTCGCTCAATCCCTCGAGCAGCCGCACCTGGTTGCGAATCCCGTGCCGCCACGCCTCCTGCGTAATCGCGTAGATCGAGGGGCCTTGACCGGCAATGACAAGTACCGCATTCGGGTATCGTTCGAGAACGCGCGGCATCGCGCGCACAAGAATCTGGTGGCCTTTGCGCGGAACCAGGCGGCCCACGGCCAGGATGACGGGGCCGTGGCCATCCAGCACGAAACGATGTCGCAACCCGTCCAGGCATTCCGGCGGAAGCGGACGCGCTTCAGGCGCACCGGGATGGACAATTTCGATATGTGCCGCCGGCACGCCGAATTCAGCCAGTTTGTTCCGGGTAAACGTGCTGATGGCGATCACCTTGCGCGCCCTTGCATAGACGCGGCGGTAGAATGCAGCCACCGGCGGGACATGCCGGAACTTGAGAAACTCGTAAGCGTAGGCGAACGCGAGGTAGGGCCGTCCCGCAAAATAGGCCAGCGCGCCGCCATAGGCGATGTTGATCGGCAAGAGAAGGTCCGCGGACCGCGCAGGCGGCCACGCCGCGGCCATGAACGGAAGCAGGCGCAGCCAGCCGAGTCCGTACCCGCCGTAACGGATTACACGGACCGGTTCCGCGCGATCAAAGGCCTCCATTCCCGGAAACCGCGGCGCGACAACCGTCACCTCATGGCCCAGCGCGGCCATGCACCGGGAAACATGCAGCGCCACGGAGGCGATTCCTCCCGCGATAGGCGGATAGTCGGCGGTCGGAACAAGAATCTTCACCGTTTCACCAGCACGTGATTGCCGAGGGCAAGCGCGTCCATGCCGGTACTGTAAAAACAGCGGACGGCATCCGCAGGCGTATTCACAATCGGTTCGCCCATCACGTTGAACGACGTGTTCAAGACCATCGGAACTCCCCGGCGTTTTTCGAACGCCTCGATAAGGCGATAGTAGCGCGGCTGGACATCCTTCGCAACCGTCTGCACGCGCGCCGTGCCGTCCACGTGCGTAATCGCGGGCAAGCGGCCGCGTTGGGCCGGTTCGACCGGATAGACGAACAGCATAAAGGGCGACGACGTGCAACCGGTGAAAAATTCGGACGCGCGCTCTTCCAGACAACTGGGCGCAAAAGGCCGGAATTCCTCGCGATGCTTGACGCAGGTATTGAGCAGATCCTTCATTTCGGGCCGGGTCGG
Protein-coding regions in this window:
- a CDS encoding HAD family hydrolase; this encodes MVVKAVTFDFWCTLFRDANSEPRQKIRIQAFAEASGVAEEKVEEALRHVWAEFNRCHREDQRTLGPDDAVRMTAEELGITLAPAVSDRLSVAFATAILRHPPEPIEGALDAVKAASFRWPVGLISDSGVSPGTALRALLDRHGFTGCFDAMTFSDEVGVAKPQARMFETAAARLGVAPDEILHIGDLEHTDIAGIQGVGGKAALFRGTNGHTRRETNADYILETWEDFLDLIPELT
- a CDS encoding PIG-L family deacetylase produces the protein MTPEDSYLAAQRLLVIAPHADDECFGCAGTIARIKSLGGSAYVVCCSVGDLKHYDGKDGIVTAGRREEEFSCVMAFLQVDDWDILYRDAETHLRLDALPRRDLIARIERDGKLALDRLQPTMLAIPVSSYNQDHEAVFRAAFTAARPHVPSIKPFQRIVLGYDNTSLFWSLEREKFHPNFYVDISAFLDIKLRALGMYESQMRDAIHHSSVQNVEYIARVRGREVSVEAAEGYMVFRHLV
- a CDS encoding glycosyltransferase family 4 protein → MKRFRIAHVITRLCRGGAQENTFHSVRLANRERYEADLVSGPTFGDEGSIEDAVRAAGIEIVRVPHLVRRVAPFSDLLALRELQQLFRTRRYDIVHTHTSKAGFLGRLAARQAGVPIVVHTPHGNIFDGYFNRWTTRLFIGMERHAARHTDRLIELTPGGIEAHLKRGIGRREQFEVIFSGIDLAPFDAARARRDETRRALGCPADAFLVGGVGRLEPIKGFAYFVEAARIAAERLPKARFLVAGQGSLEQELRAMSAPLGDRFRLLGPRDDVPALMAALDVFVLTSLNEGMGRVLLEAGAAGVVSVASRVGGVPDIVEEGQTGLLVPPRDAVAVAEALCALASDEPRRRAMGKAARAKIVPDYGLERMQEKIEALYEALIKEKRLDP
- a CDS encoding glycosyltransferase family 4 protein translates to MKILVPTADYPPIAGGIASVALHVSRCMAALGHEVTVVAPRFPGMEAFDRAEPVRVIRYGGYGLGWLRLLPFMAAAWPPARSADLLLPINIAYGGALAYFAGRPYLAFAYAYEFLKFRHVPPVAAFYRRVYARARKVIAISTFTRNKLAEFGVPAAHIEIVHPGAPEARPLPPECLDGLRHRFVLDGHGPVILAVGRLVPRKGHQILVRAMPRVLERYPNAVLVIAGQGPSIYAITQEAWRHGIRNQVRLLEGLSDEEISGLYQVCDVFALPTSEAPSSHHGQVEGFGLVFIEAGAHGKPVVAGRSGGVVDAVRDGETGLLVEPNDPDALAGAILSLLDHPDHARELGENGRRRAETELNWMVFARRLLEIAGTTP